One Archocentrus centrarchus isolate MPI-CPG fArcCen1 chromosome 10, fArcCen1, whole genome shotgun sequence genomic region harbors:
- the grhpra gene encoding glyoxylate reductase/hydroxypyruvate reductase yields the protein MQTVGKLMKVFITRRIPQEGMKILSAAGVCEVSQWDSDEPVSRAELLNGVQGAHGLLCLLSDKIDVEVLEAAGPNLKVISTLSVGFDHLALDEIKKRGIRVGYTPDVLTDATAELTVALLLATARRLPEGVEEVKNGGWSSWKPLWLCGYGLSGSTVGVIGLGRIGMAIAQRLMPFGVKRLLYSGRTAKPHAAEVNGEFVPLDTLVSESDFIVVSCSLTPETQGMCDKAFFSKMKPTAVFINTSRGAVVNQEDLYEALTSGQIAAAGLDVTTPEPLPTNHPLLTLKNCVVLPHIGSATYSTRGVMSALAARNLLGGLQGTEMPSELTL from the exons ATGCAGACAGTTGGAAAACTCATGAAGGTTTTCATAACGAGGCGCATCCCGCAAGAGGGGATGAAGATCCTGTCAGCGGCTGGAGT GTGTGAGGTGTCTCAGTGGGATTCCGATGAACCCGTGTCCAGGGCAGAGCTTCTCAACGGTGTTCAGGGGGCTCACGGTCTTCTGTGTCTGCTGTCAGACAAGATCGATGTCGAGGTCCTGGAGGCCGCAG GGCCAAACCTGAAAGTGATCAGCACCCTGTCTGTGGGATTTGACCACCTTGCCCTTGATGAAATCAAAAAGCG TGGCATTCGTGTTGGATACACTCCGGATGTCCTGACCGATGCCACAGCAGAGCTGACTGTGGCTCTGCTGCTGGCCACCGCTCGCAGATTACCGGAGGGAGTGGAGGAGGTGAAAAA TGGTGGCTGGAGCTCGTGGAAACCACTCTGGCTGTGTGGTTATGGCCTTTCTGGCAGCACTGTGGGAGTCATTGGACTGGGACGCATAG GTATGGCCATAGCTCAGAGACTCATGCCATTCGGAGTGAAGAGGCTTCTGTACTCTGGGAGAACAGCCAAACCCCATGCTGCTGAAGTCAATGGAGAGTTCG TTCCTCTGGACACACTTGTGTCTGAGAGCGACTTCATAGTAGTTTCCTGCTCCCTGACACCAGAAACCCAGGGAATGTGTGACAAGGCTTTCTTCAGCAAGATGAAACCCACAGCAGTCTTCATCAACACTAGCAG GGGGGCTGTGGTGAACCAGGAGGATCTGTACGAGGCACTGACCAGTGGTCAGATAGCTGCAGCTGGACTGGATGTCACAACACCTGAGCCACTTCCAACAAACCACCCGCTTCTCACACTAAAGAACTGCG TGGTGTTACCTCACATCGGCAGTGCCACCTACTCCACGAGAGGCGTCATGTCAGCCTTGGCGGCGCGAAACCTTCTGGGTGGTTTACAGGGCACAGAGATGCCCAGTGAACTCACCCTGTAG
- the LOC115787195 gene encoding zinc finger and BTB domain-containing protein 5-like produces MNFPSHFQHIFEQLNHQRLHAQLCDCVVVVGGQTFQAHRSILAACSSHFRALLSSSDTADETGGEEADRCRGGPNVIELDPEVVTPEAFSTLLDMIYTSTLSLGASNVMDVLLAASHLHLNTVVKACKIHLSRKNFPASPPKGWRSVEQQQQQQSPSSQAAGSSQQNVTSALEEDLDGVEVSQSGGDEDCVVIVGHKRKLEEDRLSDRKKTCRLPGENYKECSPTVTRSCVSHNKIGEDLLFPDCLKITETPWENQGDEEEKKYKAPKGESEEIQLPSQSDSSIGGLWEKGEDTDGDNVVKVKVGEEEGDKPQMAVIEVKKENLSSYSTDLLTSNSPPSPLEACTDNLNAHLNNEKMASTSPAGCVVSSLQSQLCTDLHTEEQKETGDLGEDSADGEGLDSLSELAFSCFLNPSSESVMGALEDDDSLASLTAAATAAAAASEVPAVPVDAGEQNQKSEQANTSTSQSSDSSSSLVFPVTSVPLQQLLPTQSPGFSDTIILQPTQNSLAGFLSSVRPPLDVGATVVQTTRAGKRSGATTFRRIAPKAQPGSEAGTEPPLGSGDAADRPPLTRASEDVLSKCKKAAAEDHVLLVEGEKKYACKICCKTFMNLTDCKKHIRVHTGEKPYPCPKCGKRFSQSSHLYKHSKNTCLNWKDDQSFADTLL; encoded by the coding sequence ATGAACTTTCCAAGTCACTTCCAGCATATTTTCGAGCAGCTCAACCACCAGCGCCTCCACGCTCAGCTGTGTGACTGCGTTGTGGTGGTTGGAGGCCAGACCTTCCAGGCTCACCGCTCCATCCTGGCAGCATGCAGCTCTCACTTTAGGGCTCTCCTCAGCTCCAGTGACACCGCTGATGAGACTGGAGGTGAGGAGGCTGACAGGTGCCGAGGCGGCCCCAATGTGATAGAGCTTGATCCAGAAGTGGTCACCCCAGAGGCCTTCTCCACTCTGCTAGATATGATTTACACCTCCACTCTTTCCCTAGGGGCCTCCAATGTGATGGATGTGTTATTGGCGGCATCGCACCTGCACCTCAACACCGTGGTCAAGGCCTGCAAGATACACCTGTCCAGGAAAAACTTCCCTGCCTCCCCTCCtaaaggttggaggtctgtggaacaacagcagcagcagcaaagtcCATCTTCACAGGCAGCAGGCAGTTCACAGCAAAACGTCACATCTGCCCTGGAAGAGGACCTTGATGGAGTGGAGGTGAGTCAGTCTGGTGGGGATGAAGACTGTGTGGTGATAGTGGGGCATAAGAGAAAGCTGGAGGAGGACAGGCTGagtgacaggaagaaaacctgcAGACTGCCTGGAGAAAACTATAAGGAGTGTTCGCCTACTGTTACCAGGAGCTGCGTGAGCCACAACAAGATAGGAGAAGATCTATTGTTCCCAGATTGCCTGAAGATCACTGAGACACCCTGGGAAAACCAAGGtgatgaggaggagaagaagtaCAAAGCACCCAAGGGAGAATCAGAGGAAATCCAACTGCCAAGCCAGTCAGACAGCAGCATAGGAGGCTTGTGGGAGAAGGGTGAAGATACAGATGGAGACAATGTGGTCAAAGTAAAGgtgggagaagaagagggagacAAGCCACAGATGGCAGTGATTGAGGTGAAAAAGGAAAATCTAAGCTCATATTCTACAGATTTGTTAACCAGTAATTCTCCTCCGTCTCCGCTGGAAGCCTGCACAGACAATTTGAATGCACACCTCAACAACGAAAAGATGGCATCGACCAGCCCAGCGGGGTGTGTTGTTAGCTCTTTACAGTCGCAGCTGTGCACAGATCTTcacacagaggagcagaaagaAACTGGAGATTTAGGTGAGGACTCTGCAGATGGTGAGGGACTGGACAGCCTGTCAGAGCTGGCCTTTTCCTGCTTCCTCAATCCCAGCAGTGAAAGCGTCATGGGAGCTCTGGAAGATGATGACAGTCTAGCCAGCCTCACAGCAGCCGCCACAGCCGCTGCTGCCGCCAGCGAAGTTCCTGCAGTCCCTGTAGAtgcaggtgaacagaatcaaaaGTCAGAGCAAGCAAACACATCTACTAGTCAGTCTTCAGACTCTTCATCTTCTCTTGTTTTTCCGGTCACCTCTGTCCCCTTGCAGCAGCTTCTCCCAACTCAGAGCCCTGGATTTAGTGATACCATCATCCTCCAGCCCACCCAGAACTCTCTGGCAGGGTTCTTGAGCAGTGTCAGACCACCGCTCGATGTGGGAGCCACTGTCGTTCAAACCACGAGAGCTGGAAAAAGGTCAGGGGCAACAACCTTCCGTCGCATCGCCCCCAAAGCACAACCTGGATCAGAAGCCGGCACAGAGCCTCCTCTCGGCTCAGGGGACGCAGCTGACCGGCCGCCTCTGACTAGAGCTTCAGAGGATGTTCTGTCCAAGTGCAAGAAGGCAGCTGCTGAAGACCATGTGCTGTTGGTGGAAGGGGAGAAGAAATATGCCTGCAAAATCTGCTGTAAGACCTTCATGAACTTGACCGACTGCAAGAAGCATATTCGTGTCCACACAGGAGAAAAGCCCTATCCCTGTCCCAAGTGTGGCAAACGCTTCAGCCAGTCCTCCCACCTGTACAAGCACTCGAAGAACACCTGCCTAAACTGGAAAGATGACCAGTCTTTTGCAGACACTTTGCTCTAA
- the tomm5 gene encoding mitochondrial import receptor subunit TOM5 homolog: MFKLEGLGPKMDPEEMRKKMRQDVIASLRNFLIYVALLRATPYVLKKLDSI, from the exons ATGTTTAAACTGGAAGGACTCGGACCCAAAATGGACCCAGAGGAGATGAGGAAGAAAATGCGACAAGATGTAATCGCGTCTTTACGAAACTTCCTTATTTACGTCGCTCTGCTCAGAGCCA CGCCGTATGTGTTAAAGAAGCTGGACAGCATATGA